The following proteins come from a genomic window of Candidatus Binataceae bacterium:
- a CDS encoding CoA transferase produces MSRVPEGIAKLRVLELSMGWAGPLVGELLGEMGMQVVKVEDTRNFDWWRGSAAMGLPEMRPIERAPTFNSVNRGKLGVTLDLSRPRGVEILRRLAALSDVLIENFSPGVMERLGIDWPQLGALNPRLVMVSMPAFGAEGPDAGSRGYGMSIEAMAGVTGQMAYHDGGPPYMMSNALGDPTSGLHGALAALAALRERARTGRGQHVEVAEVETVVPFMAGALLDYQFTGEVPRAIGNRSSDAVPHGIFRCAGEHAFVALGAHTEEHWQGLLRALGLERLGRDPRFAGAAHRKANEDALDAELGAALGALGVDEAVERLLAAGVPAGQVSPAPAVLADRQLVAREFFVPIQRAVVGTCLYPGAPVRMSATPLDASRPSPLLGEHNEAVLRELLGMSTEEIAQLERDGLIGSLPRA; encoded by the coding sequence ATGAGCCGCGTGCCAGAGGGGATAGCGAAGCTGCGTGTGCTCGAGCTTTCGATGGGATGGGCGGGCCCGCTGGTCGGCGAGCTGCTGGGCGAGATGGGGATGCAGGTGGTCAAGGTCGAGGACACCCGCAACTTCGACTGGTGGCGCGGCTCGGCCGCGATGGGCCTGCCGGAGATGCGTCCGATCGAGCGCGCGCCGACGTTCAACAGCGTCAACCGCGGCAAGCTCGGCGTCACGCTCGACTTGAGCCGCCCGCGCGGCGTTGAGATTCTGCGCCGGCTCGCCGCGCTGAGCGACGTGTTGATCGAGAACTTCAGCCCGGGCGTGATGGAGCGGCTGGGAATCGACTGGCCACAGCTTGGCGCGCTCAATCCGCGCCTGGTGATGGTCTCGATGCCGGCCTTCGGCGCAGAAGGCCCGGATGCGGGATCGCGCGGCTACGGGATGTCGATCGAGGCGATGGCGGGCGTGACCGGGCAGATGGCGTACCACGACGGCGGCCCGCCTTACATGATGAGCAACGCGCTGGGCGATCCTACCAGCGGGCTGCACGGCGCGCTGGCCGCGCTTGCCGCGCTGCGCGAGCGCGCGCGCACCGGCCGTGGTCAGCATGTCGAGGTTGCGGAGGTCGAGACCGTGGTTCCGTTCATGGCCGGAGCGCTGCTCGACTACCAGTTCACCGGCGAGGTGCCGCGTGCGATCGGCAATCGCAGCAGCGACGCCGTCCCGCATGGAATTTTTCGATGCGCCGGCGAGCATGCCTTCGTCGCGCTCGGCGCGCACACCGAGGAACACTGGCAGGGATTGTTGCGCGCGCTCGGCCTCGAACGTTTGGGCCGCGACCCGCGCTTTGCCGGCGCTGCGCATCGCAAAGCCAACGAAGACGCGCTCGACGCCGAGTTGGGTGCGGCGCTTGGCGCGCTCGGCGTTGACGAGGCGGTCGAACGGCTGCTCGCAGCCGGAGTGCCGGCGGGGCAGGTGAGTCCCGCGCCGGCGGTGCTCGCCGACCGCCAACTCGTTGCGCGCGAGTTTTTCGTGCCGATCCAGCGGGCGGTGGTGGGAACCTGCCTTTATCCCGGCGCGCCGGTGCGAATGTCAGCGACGCCGCTCGACGCGTCGCGTCCGTCGCCGCTTCTGGGCGAGCACAACGAGGCCGTGTTGCGCGAGTTGCTCGGGATGAGCACGGAAGAGATCGCACAGCTCGAGCGCGACGGTTTGATCGGCAGCCTTCCGCGCGCCTAA
- a CDS encoding CoA transferase yields the protein MVYRALSDVRVIDLTHYIAGPYATRLLAQFGADVIKVEPPCGEGGRRLGPHRAASAGDRLAERGGLFAFLNADKTGVALNLKDARGRELLMRLVADADLLYENFAPGTLTRLGLGPDDLIARFPRLSIVSISNYGQDGPDRDAPVNDIVLAGRGGWTFAVGEPKREPLSPPGSLPQYVGAVYAALGGIQALFARDLGLGRGQRVDVSLLETTVATMIYDTVAFQYTGMLRVRRGKQYATGPFLIATLRCRDGYAGLHCVSDRQFRALFEMMGRPELVHDERFASAPARMANNAALVELVEAFFAGHDAAWLYREGQRRGIPLVPIPTVAQVLEWEQLTARRYFETIDDPALGPIRIPGAPLRLGSHRAAPSRPAPRLGEHNRAVLGGRLGLSEGELRRLREDGVLGGML from the coding sequence ATGGTGTATCGAGCGCTGAGCGACGTTCGCGTAATCGACCTGACCCACTATATTGCCGGCCCTTACGCCACCCGCTTGCTCGCGCAGTTCGGCGCTGACGTTATCAAGGTCGAACCGCCCTGCGGCGAGGGCGGGCGCCGCCTCGGACCCCATCGCGCGGCATCTGCCGGTGACCGGCTGGCCGAGCGCGGCGGGTTGTTCGCTTTCCTCAACGCCGACAAGACCGGCGTCGCGCTCAATCTCAAGGATGCGCGCGGACGCGAGCTGCTGATGCGGCTTGTTGCCGACGCCGACCTGCTCTACGAGAACTTTGCGCCCGGCACGTTGACGCGTCTGGGCCTCGGTCCGGACGACCTGATCGCACGCTTTCCGCGGCTATCGATTGTTTCGATCTCCAACTACGGCCAGGACGGGCCCGACCGCGACGCGCCCGTCAACGACATCGTGCTCGCCGGGCGCGGCGGATGGACGTTTGCGGTCGGCGAACCAAAGCGTGAGCCGCTCAGCCCACCGGGCTCGCTGCCGCAGTACGTTGGCGCGGTCTACGCCGCGCTCGGCGGGATACAGGCGCTGTTCGCGCGCGACCTCGGGCTCGGCCGCGGCCAACGGGTCGACGTCTCGCTGCTCGAAACGACGGTGGCGACGATGATCTATGACACGGTCGCTTTTCAGTACACCGGGATGCTGCGCGTGAGACGCGGCAAACAATACGCGACCGGTCCGTTTCTGATCGCGACGCTGCGCTGCCGCGACGGCTACGCTGGGCTCCATTGCGTCAGCGACAGGCAGTTCCGCGCGCTGTTCGAGATGATGGGCCGGCCCGAGCTGGTCCACGACGAGCGCTTCGCGTCGGCGCCGGCGCGGATGGCGAACAACGCCGCGTTGGTCGAGCTTGTCGAGGCCTTCTTCGCCGGGCACGACGCCGCCTGGCTGTACCGCGAGGGCCAGCGCCGCGGCATCCCGTTGGTGCCGATCCCGACCGTCGCACAGGTGCTCGAATGGGAGCAGCTTACGGCGCGCCGCTATTTCGAGACCATCGACGACCCTGCGCTCGGCCCGATTCGCATCCCCGGCGCGCCGCTGCGCCTTGGGTCGCATCGCGCGGCGCCGTCGCGCCCGGCGCCGCGGCTGGGCGAGCACAATCGTGCCGTGCTCGGCGGCCGACTGGGCTTGAGCGAAGGCGAGCTTCGGCGGCTGCGCGAGGATGGAGTGCTGGGAGGAATGCTATGA
- a CDS encoding LLM class flavin-dependent oxidoreductase, with translation MEFAIAYPARPDAWKDLVVAEDHGFTHAWFYDSQMIYSDVYMTMALAAEHTSRIVLGTGVAVPGGRSAPVTAAAIATLNQMAPGRVILGLSSGHTARR, from the coding sequence ATGGAATTCGCGATCGCATATCCGGCCCGGCCCGACGCCTGGAAGGACCTGGTGGTGGCGGAGGATCACGGCTTTACCCATGCCTGGTTCTACGACTCGCAGATGATCTACAGCGACGTGTATATGACCATGGCGCTCGCCGCTGAGCACACCTCCCGCATCGTGCTCGGCACTGGCGTGGCCGTCCCCGGCGGCCGGTCAGCGCCCGTCACCGCCGCCGCCATCGCCACCCTCAACCAGATGGCGCCGGGGCGCGTGATCCTCGGCCTGAGCAGCGGTCACACCGCCCGCCG